From the Leucobacter tenebrionis genome, one window contains:
- a CDS encoding O-antigen ligase family protein, with the protein MIQNTAEIVIAVLSLLVLLRSLPPLARLLRDPDIRASTLALAALIIGGVVGDMEILRGTSVFKLAYAAFFVLLMLFSLARRRRQMAPPASLAPVLLITLVWAWLFGVNIVQNEFFTGVGELLMRFAPGAIWLIFLFSWKHSPVTREQLSPLAMIAVSIPGLMTPFISDAWRACDEYKCGVFDGMLKGPYISENYLSQQVVVALLLWLFTYGLRKSLLPLLLSIAWLLATESRTSQYTLLVALGLALIISMVDRRRDGAPGIVGRLTLTALALTFFVIAFRLAMTALPTDFSGRGRIWSRALEAVSENSIGGLGVDRWAYLQSSGLVSQLYQHSLYIFVYFGGGVIGLILLFLWVRQSLVSTAMFEKRLAPAAAFGTAFLMLGLLEVVSNPMALDGTLWIALSLFAVPNGILTGSTKNNRQTTKFSDQSEHSESSEETTLR; encoded by the coding sequence ATGATCCAGAACACCGCAGAAATCGTCATCGCAGTACTCTCCCTCCTGGTGCTGCTGCGTTCCCTTCCTCCGTTGGCCCGCTTGCTGCGCGATCCCGATATCCGCGCGAGCACACTCGCGCTCGCGGCCCTCATCATCGGGGGCGTCGTCGGCGACATGGAGATTCTTCGAGGCACCAGTGTGTTCAAGCTCGCCTACGCCGCGTTCTTCGTGCTGCTGATGCTCTTCTCTCTGGCTCGCCGCAGGAGGCAGATGGCCCCTCCGGCGTCTCTGGCGCCGGTGCTGCTGATCACCCTCGTATGGGCATGGTTGTTCGGCGTGAACATCGTGCAGAACGAGTTCTTCACCGGTGTAGGGGAACTGCTGATGCGCTTCGCACCGGGAGCGATCTGGCTGATCTTCCTATTCAGCTGGAAACACAGCCCGGTCACCCGGGAACAGCTCTCCCCACTCGCAATGATCGCCGTGAGCATCCCGGGACTGATGACCCCGTTCATATCCGACGCCTGGCGTGCCTGCGATGAGTACAAGTGCGGCGTCTTCGACGGCATGCTGAAGGGCCCGTACATCTCAGAAAATTACCTGTCGCAGCAGGTGGTAGTCGCTCTGCTGCTGTGGCTCTTCACCTACGGACTCCGTAAGTCCTTGCTCCCCCTGCTGCTGAGCATCGCGTGGCTGCTCGCAACCGAATCCCGCACTTCGCAGTACACATTGCTCGTCGCGCTGGGTCTCGCTCTCATCATCTCGATGGTCGATCGACGACGCGACGGGGCACCCGGGATTGTCGGTCGGCTTACACTCACCGCACTCGCGCTCACCTTCTTCGTCATCGCCTTCAGGCTCGCAATGACCGCTCTACCTACCGATTTCAGCGGACGGGGGCGGATCTGGTCGCGCGCGCTGGAGGCCGTCTCCGAGAACAGTATCGGGGGTCTTGGAGTCGACCGCTGGGCGTATTTGCAGAGCTCTGGCCTGGTTTCTCAGCTGTACCAGCACAGCCTCTACATCTTCGTCTATTTCGGCGGCGGCGTCATCGGGCTCATTCTGCTCTTCCTCTGGGTGCGGCAGAGTCTGGTCTCGACTGCCATGTTCGAGAAGCGACTTGCGCCTGCCGCGGCGTTCGGAACGGCTTTCCTCATGCTCGGCCTGCTCGAGGTGGTTTCGAATCCGATGGCTCTGGATGGGACCCTCTGGATCGCGCTGTCGCTCTTCGCCGTTCCTAATGGGATACTGACCGGCTCAACGAAAAACAACCGGCAGACTACGAAGTTCTCTGATCAGAGTGAGCACTCAGAAAGCAGCGAGGAAACCACCCTGCGATAG
- a CDS encoding asparagine synthetase B family protein, with protein sequence MYETVEVSGMVLGWCPDGRFMEDRCLSVTDERVILFDGVLLNKHELLHERGVDSIEALLHSMMNADGVTATLATLRGPFSGAVLDLAKNTLQVFGNHTGDTAAFLYQGTAGPLASNSFDLLMRLLDGAGQRPTFDEHAARMMLSYGFMTDDHTFAEEVRRATPGSLLSVPFDGSMPAVEIEYWRLEHTPVHSNLSYDDALARFDQLFRTAVRRCFDKDLEYGYSHLADISGGLDARMVNVVARDLGYGPITNVTYSDWHSDDRRYALRLAEQLGNDSFYHPTGSGRSLLSPEAILQLNSGMCYYGSITGGFSTLQALNFSKFGLEHTGLFGGAVADTYASSPQRRPAQPGSGANSRINIEPPGRGVSTDDEEIFIMTTRGFRGQAATYLMRSHFTFAASPFADIDVLDFAFRMPLEWRLSHRFQLDWIQAFYPHALDTPSTQILPREKRPIRTVGRFARKAMNRILVEAQARLNRSSEPRRLPLRFLLNNMNPADFWYAENQAFRQLVEEAEQYADRIPINAQTRSNLKRSLRGDGTAWDRVQAITVTTMHRMYFLSDQVR encoded by the coding sequence GTGTACGAGACCGTCGAGGTCTCGGGGATGGTGCTCGGCTGGTGTCCCGACGGGCGATTCATGGAGGATCGCTGCCTCAGCGTGACCGACGAACGCGTGATTCTGTTCGACGGGGTGCTGCTCAACAAGCACGAGCTGCTCCACGAGCGCGGAGTGGACTCCATCGAGGCCCTGCTCCACTCGATGATGAACGCCGATGGCGTGACGGCAACGCTGGCTACGCTGCGAGGACCCTTCAGCGGTGCCGTTCTCGACCTCGCCAAGAACACGCTGCAGGTATTCGGCAACCACACCGGGGACACCGCCGCCTTCCTGTATCAGGGCACTGCCGGGCCACTCGCGTCGAACAGCTTCGACCTGCTCATGCGCCTGCTCGACGGTGCGGGGCAGCGGCCCACCTTCGACGAGCACGCAGCCCGCATGATGCTCAGCTACGGATTCATGACCGACGACCACACGTTCGCCGAGGAGGTTCGGCGGGCGACCCCGGGCTCTCTGCTCTCGGTTCCCTTCGACGGAAGCATGCCTGCCGTCGAGATCGAATACTGGCGCTTGGAGCACACGCCCGTTCACTCCAACCTCAGCTACGATGACGCACTCGCGCGGTTCGACCAGCTGTTCCGCACCGCGGTGCGACGCTGCTTCGATAAGGATCTCGAGTACGGGTACAGTCACCTGGCCGACATCTCCGGGGGTTTGGACGCCCGCATGGTCAACGTGGTCGCACGCGATCTCGGCTACGGCCCGATCACCAATGTCACCTACAGCGACTGGCACAGCGATGACCGGCGCTATGCGCTTCGACTCGCCGAGCAACTCGGCAATGACAGCTTCTACCACCCGACCGGAAGCGGTCGCTCCCTCCTCTCCCCCGAAGCGATCCTGCAGCTCAACTCCGGGATGTGCTATTACGGCAGCATCACCGGTGGTTTCTCGACTCTGCAGGCGCTCAACTTCTCGAAGTTCGGGCTCGAGCACACAGGGCTTTTCGGTGGTGCAGTTGCAGACACCTATGCTTCCTCGCCCCAACGACGACCGGCCCAGCCTGGCTCAGGCGCGAATTCCCGCATCAACATCGAGCCTCCCGGACGCGGCGTCAGCACTGATGATGAGGAGATCTTCATCATGACCACACGGGGATTCCGTGGACAGGCAGCAACGTACCTGATGAGGTCGCATTTCACTTTTGCAGCCTCCCCATTCGCCGACATTGATGTCCTCGACTTCGCGTTCCGTATGCCGCTCGAATGGCGGCTGAGCCATCGGTTCCAACTCGACTGGATTCAGGCCTTCTATCCCCACGCGCTCGATACCCCCAGCACACAGATCCTGCCTCGCGAGAAGCGTCCCATACGCACTGTCGGCAGGTTCGCGCGCAAGGCGATGAACAGAATTCTCGTGGAGGCGCAGGCTCGACTCAATCGAAGCTCTGAGCCGCGCCGACTCCCCCTGCGATTCCTGCTGAACAATATGAACCCTGCCGATTTCTGGTACGCCGAGAACCAGGCGTTCCGACAACTCGTAGAGGAGGCCGAGCAATATGCGGATCGGATCCCGATCAATGCGCAGACGCGCTCGAACCTGAAACGCTCGCTGCGCGGCGACGGCACGGCGTGGGATCGGGTGCAGGCGATCACGGTTACCACCATGCACCGCATGTACTTCCTGAGCGATCAGGTCCGTTGA
- a CDS encoding lipopolysaccharide biosynthesis protein, whose product MTQRTRRPAPKAFRWFVGSGRSFKNVTTVFTGTAAAHAFTFLIMVPLARLYSPADFGLFVIIQSVAIVGTSLASLRYDMAIVLPDSNTTARVLHRLASRTIAITSLLLASVLFLARRWIEEVYDNRAFSYWALAAAGVVFFTAQIANTQFWLTRQKAFAVLAANKAVAAIAVGGFQLLFAFVTGGFEGLLLGLLLGQALALVLVALRAPELRAPMPRDAPTMREVAVRYRRMPLLNGPNVVLDAVREAGVNILIGNIAVSGLGQYNLAFSGTIAPVKLLNGAVSSVFLQKLATTGPGHMFRLVRATVARALLISLPGFTLFYLLAPWFFPALFGNEWAEAGRIAQALVPWTFMLTLTTPISTIFVALEAQGWALALALLQVIVVFSLLIMSPFELLGTVRLLGGVLAGFLLFWLANAFLLAHRFDRRGASSRPDADSLSDDEAHIA is encoded by the coding sequence ATGACTCAGCGAACACGAAGACCGGCGCCGAAGGCGTTCAGATGGTTCGTGGGCTCGGGGCGTTCGTTCAAGAACGTGACCACCGTATTCACCGGTACGGCTGCCGCTCACGCGTTCACCTTCCTCATCATGGTGCCGCTCGCCCGGCTGTACAGTCCGGCAGACTTCGGATTGTTCGTGATCATCCAGTCGGTCGCGATCGTGGGCACGAGTCTCGCCTCGCTGCGTTACGACATGGCCATCGTGCTACCCGATTCGAACACCACGGCGCGAGTGCTGCATCGGCTCGCCTCCCGCACAATCGCGATCACCTCTCTGCTACTCGCGTCGGTTCTGTTCCTCGCCAGGCGATGGATCGAGGAGGTCTACGACAACCGGGCCTTCTCCTACTGGGCCCTCGCTGCCGCGGGTGTCGTCTTCTTCACCGCCCAGATCGCGAACACGCAGTTCTGGCTCACGCGGCAGAAGGCTTTCGCGGTCCTCGCGGCGAATAAGGCCGTCGCTGCCATTGCCGTCGGGGGTTTCCAACTGCTCTTCGCTTTCGTCACCGGCGGGTTCGAGGGCCTGCTGCTCGGCTTGTTGCTCGGCCAGGCGCTGGCCCTGGTGCTCGTCGCGCTGAGAGCCCCCGAACTGCGCGCCCCGATGCCGCGAGATGCGCCGACCATGCGTGAGGTGGCGGTCCGCTATCGCAGGATGCCGCTGCTCAATGGGCCGAACGTGGTACTCGACGCGGTGAGAGAGGCCGGGGTCAACATTCTGATCGGCAACATCGCGGTCTCAGGGCTCGGTCAGTACAACCTCGCGTTCAGCGGCACCATCGCGCCCGTGAAGCTGCTGAACGGTGCGGTCTCATCGGTCTTCCTGCAGAAGCTCGCAACGACCGGGCCCGGCCACATGTTCCGGCTTGTGAGAGCGACGGTTGCTCGCGCCCTGCTGATCTCACTGCCCGGCTTCACGCTCTTCTATCTCCTCGCCCCCTGGTTCTTCCCCGCACTGTTCGGGAACGAGTGGGCGGAGGCAGGGCGGATCGCGCAGGCGCTGGTCCCCTGGACGTTCATGCTCACACTGACCACCCCGATCTCGACGATCTTCGTTGCGCTGGAGGCGCAGGGCTGGGCACTCGCCCTCGCGTTGCTCCAGGTGATCGTGGTGTTTTCGCTGCTCATCATGAGTCCCTTCGAGCTGCTGGGAACGGTGCGCCTCCTCGGAGGAGTGCTCGCCGGATTCCTTCTGTTCTGGCTCGCCAATGCGTTCCTGCTTGCGCACAGATTCGACCGGAGGGGCGCGTCCAGTCGACCGGACGCCGATTCGCTGAGTGATGATGAGGCGCACATCGCATGA
- a CDS encoding glycosyltransferase family 4 protein, producing MSRIVAVTPWFPSEKKPAAGVFNLRDAQLLAASHEVTVVHLAESRDRFPDEPSQRRLDSGIEVIQVPYRQLDPVSALTARRVVRDQLASADFVHTMAAHALLPVRLATPRVPWVHTEHWSVLIGSRLAPRKRIAKQIYAPLLKHPDAAVAVGGALAAAVDAYRSERTRIIDNWVAQAQPGSGTPVAPEARGDSPLRLVSIGNLIERKGPKQSIDAVAELQRRGVSARLTWLGSGELREEAEQHARRLGIADRIDFVGAVPPEGVPGYLRDAHLFIAATSSETFGVAIAEALGHGLPVVASGSGGHVEFLPPEASRIVPRRDGESFADAIEALCADPARWSAEQIMGYAAERFSPRRREEAYLEVYAAAAERFAR from the coding sequence ATGTCGCGTATCGTTGCGGTCACCCCCTGGTTCCCCAGTGAGAAGAAGCCCGCAGCGGGGGTCTTCAATCTTCGCGACGCTCAACTGCTGGCGGCATCGCACGAGGTGACCGTCGTTCATCTCGCGGAGAGCCGGGACCGGTTCCCCGACGAGCCGTCGCAGCGGCGGCTCGACTCGGGTATCGAGGTGATCCAGGTTCCATACCGGCAGCTCGACCCGGTGTCAGCCCTGACGGCGCGACGAGTCGTGCGTGATCAGCTCGCATCGGCCGACTTCGTGCACACGATGGCCGCTCACGCGCTGCTGCCGGTGCGGCTCGCGACGCCGAGAGTGCCCTGGGTGCACACCGAGCACTGGTCGGTGCTCATCGGTTCCCGGCTCGCCCCTCGGAAGAGGATCGCGAAACAGATTTATGCGCCGCTGCTGAAGCACCCGGATGCGGCTGTTGCCGTGGGAGGCGCGCTCGCCGCCGCCGTGGACGCCTACCGCTCGGAACGCACACGCATCATCGACAACTGGGTCGCGCAGGCGCAGCCCGGCAGCGGCACCCCGGTTGCGCCTGAAGCCAGGGGCGACTCACCGCTGCGCCTCGTATCGATCGGCAACCTGATCGAGCGCAAGGGCCCGAAGCAGTCGATAGACGCGGTGGCCGAACTGCAGCGCCGCGGAGTGTCGGCCAGGCTCACCTGGCTGGGGAGCGGGGAGCTGCGGGAGGAGGCCGAGCAGCACGCGCGGCGGCTCGGGATCGCGGATCGCATCGACTTCGTCGGCGCCGTTCCCCCTGAGGGCGTGCCGGGCTACCTGCGGGATGCGCACCTGTTCATCGCAGCGACGAGCAGCGAGACCTTCGGCGTCGCGATCGCAGAGGCACTCGGCCACGGTCTGCCCGTCGTCGCGAGCGGTTCGGGCGGCCACGTGGAGTTTCTGCCGCCCGAGGCCTCGCGCATCGTCCCGCGCCGCGACGGGGAGTCGTTCGCCGATGCGATCGAGGCCCTCTGCGCAGACCCCGCGCGCTGGAGCGCCGAGCAGATCATGGGCTACGCCGCCGAGCGATTCTCCCCGCGGCGGCGGGAGGAGGCCTACCTCGAGGTGTACGCGGCGGCGGCCGAGCGGTTCGCGCGCTGA
- a CDS encoding glycosyltransferase family 2 protein, which produces MKRPSRRVGVPARGAESPGVSVVIPTVGRADLARAIASVRGQDYSGDIEILVIADLADGALDQGLAAGADAVLYTGGGRRAGAARNLGIQHASHPYVAFLDDDDEWSPRKLTVQMPVLVSGEADVVGSQAVYRNPGTHTTSPPIPTTVKREDQPFAEYLFRRRRASVGRPTIFSITLVARTELARRVPWDETLPRHQDWDWLDRLERAGASIMQIPEPLATVWTGSDGSISSSADWRSSLAWAQTRRGVWDPSVLSDFLAGQVLRYAFQSRSPAGVARTARAIAATRRLPAASTLILGLGGLVPRPLINRLMSRGRGSSQASERSSEVSQQA; this is translated from the coding sequence ATGAAGAGACCCTCACGGCGAGTCGGCGTGCCCGCTCGGGGCGCGGAAAGCCCCGGAGTATCCGTCGTCATCCCCACCGTGGGGCGCGCCGATCTGGCCCGCGCCATCGCCTCGGTTCGAGGCCAGGACTACTCGGGCGATATCGAAATCCTCGTGATCGCGGATCTGGCCGATGGAGCGCTCGACCAGGGCCTCGCCGCGGGTGCGGATGCCGTGCTCTACACCGGCGGGGGCCGGCGAGCGGGGGCCGCGCGCAATCTCGGCATTCAGCATGCTTCCCACCCCTACGTCGCCTTTCTCGACGATGACGACGAGTGGTCGCCTCGCAAGCTGACTGTGCAGATGCCGGTGCTCGTCTCCGGCGAGGCCGATGTGGTGGGCTCGCAGGCCGTCTACCGCAATCCCGGTACGCACACCACGAGCCCGCCGATCCCCACGACGGTCAAGCGCGAAGACCAGCCCTTCGCCGAGTACCTGTTCCGCCGACGCAGGGCTTCGGTGGGGCGCCCGACGATCTTCTCCATCACGCTCGTGGCGCGCACCGAGCTTGCCCGTCGGGTTCCGTGGGATGAGACGCTCCCCCGCCATCAGGACTGGGACTGGCTGGATCGGCTCGAGCGGGCCGGCGCATCGATCATGCAGATCCCCGAGCCGCTGGCGACCGTGTGGACCGGTTCCGACGGATCCATCTCCTCCAGCGCCGATTGGCGATCCTCGCTCGCCTGGGCGCAGACCCGGCGCGGCGTCTGGGATCCGAGCGTGCTATCCGATTTCCTCGCAGGGCAGGTGCTCAGATACGCCTTCCAATCGCGGTCGCCGGCCGGGGTGGCGCGCACCGCGCGGGCGATCGCAGCGACCCGGCGTCTCCCGGCGGCCTCGACGTTGATCCTGGGCCTGGGAGGCCTCGTGCCGAGACCGCTCATCAACCGGCTGATGAGCAGGGGACGCGGATCATCACAAGCATCCGAACGCTCCTCCGAGGTATCACAACAGGCCTGA